The sequence below is a genomic window from Kitasatospora kifunensis.
GCCGGCCGGCCCCGACCTGACCTCGCCCGACATCCCCGGGCGCGGCAGCCCGGGACCGACGCTGTCGGGCCGGCCCACCAAGGTCGGCCAGCTCTTCACCGACCCGACCGGCGGCCACTACGTGCTGACCTCGGCAGGCCTGGTGCCGCTCACCGTGCTCCAGTACGACCTGCTGCTCGGCGACCCGCGCACCGAGAAGGACGCCTACGGAGGCACGGCCAGCGCCCCCGCGCTGATCGGCTCCGCGGACCTGGCGGCGCACACGGCCGGCGGTGCGGGCCTGCCGGGCGGCCTGCCCGCCGAGCCGCCCGCGCTGGTCGACCCGGGCCAGAACCAGGCGATCTGCTCGGACCTGCACCCGAGCACCGACGGCAACCCGGTCACCTCCGTCGCCGTACTGGACGCCGGCACGCTCGGCGGCCAGGCGCCGGACAGCGAGCCCGGCGTGGCGCCCGGCTGCGCGGCCGCCGACAAGGTCGCGGTGCGGCCCGGTGCGGGTGCGCTGGTCCGCGCGCTGTCGGGGTCGGGGGCCGGGACGAGTGCGTACCTGGTGGCGGACAACGGCGTGAAGTACCCGCTGCCCTCGGCCGCCGCGGTCAAGCAGCTGGGGTACTCGGGTGCGCCGACCCAGGCGGTACCGCAGGCGCTGCTGGCGCTGCTGCCCAGCGGGCCGAGCCTGGATCCGGCGGCGTTGTCGGGCGGCGGCGTGGTCGTGCCGCCGGATGCCAAGGGCGCCTGCGGGAGTTGAGGACAGCTGCCTGCTGGCTGAACCGGCTTTCAGCAGAAGGCCGTTGAACGAGATGACGCGAACCCGGACCCGGCGTAGGGCGGTCCGGCGCGGTGACGAATGGAGTGACGATGTCCGTAGTGTCCCAGAGTGATGCCGGTGTCCAGGCGATCATGAACTCGCTGGAGAACCACCTCTCCAGCATGAACGGCTCGCGGCAGACGGTCGAGACGAAGAAGGACGACATCGCGGCGCACTACCAGTCCAGCGCCAGCTCGGCCTTCCAGAGCAAGATGGACGACTGGATGACGCAGTACCAGTCGGTGATGAGCGCCTTCACCAGGCTGCAGGAGGCCACCGGCTCCGCCTACAAGACGTACAACGAGGGCGAGGAGCACAACCGCGGTCTCGCCGGCGGTTTCGGCGGCTCCGGGGGCGAGGTCTACAACGTCCTCGGCGGCAACTGACCGAGCGCTCGGCTCGCGAACCTTCGGCAAGAGAGACCCGGCGCCGCCCGGTGCCGGGATCCCACAAGAGAAACGGATCACCCGTGGCAGACATCAGCATGTCGCTCCAGCAGCTCGTCAGTGACAGCGAGGACCTCCAGACCGCGGCCAACGGCATGGACAGCGCGCTGGACGACCTGAACCAGCAGGTGACGGCCTTCCTGCAGACGTACCACGGCCAGGCGGCCGCGGCCTTCCTGGAGTTCTCCAACGTGCTGCACTCCAGCTCGGCGGCCATGTCCGCGGACATGAAGCAGGCCTCGAGGATCCTCGCGGAGATGATCGAGACCATGGAGCAGAGCGACAACAAGGCTGCCGGCGGCTTCCAGCAGTGACCGGCGGACCGGAGCGAAAGGAGGTGGTGTGACGGTGGGCGACACCATCAAGATCACGGACGATTCCGTCAAGGACTTCGTGGCCAAGCTTCAGGTGTTCATCGACGAACCGACGAACAGTGCTGCCCTGAAGCAACTGCGTGCGTGGGTACCGGCGGGCCAGACCGGCCCGTCGACCACCGAGTACAACCCCGGGGCCGCCTACACGAGCATCCTGCCCGGCAATACGTCTGCCTTCCCGGCCGCCAACACTGTGGCCGGGGCGTTCTTCACGTACCTGAGTCAGGTCAAGGGCGCGATCGACGGCTTGCAGACAACGGTGGGCAACCTCCAGTCAGATCTGCAGAACGCTTCGCTCGCGCTGAACAACGGTAACGACGACGCGATCACCCAGGCGCAGATGCTGCAGCTGCTCAACGACGTGCTGAACGGCGGCGGGACCACCACCCCCCCCAAATAGGTGGCGAGAACTGCGCCTTGCCGGCCTTCGGTTGGACCTCAGGCTCGGGCTGGACCGGTATCGCAGTCGGCCGGTCCGGTTCGGCCAACCACCATCATTCCCCTGGACCAGAGCTAATTGGGAGCGGA
It includes:
- a CDS encoding WXG100 family type VII secretion target → MSVVSQSDAGVQAIMNSLENHLSSMNGSRQTVETKKDDIAAHYQSSASSAFQSKMDDWMTQYQSVMSAFTRLQEATGSAYKTYNEGEEHNRGLAGGFGGSGGEVYNVLGGN
- the eccB gene encoding type VII secretion protein EccB, whose amino-acid sequence is MQSRRDQVQAHLFVMSRLASGMLRAEPDAPDTPTGRTTRGALTGLALGVVIALVVTVYGVMKPGGNTTWQKPGTLVMVEESGARYLYLGGVLHPVLNQASAKLLAGDQMALQQVSESSLSGVQRGAPVGLVGAPDALPTAAELTPGAWLACGIQQPAANPASGSKPQLALSVAPAQQGTALTAGQGALVSAPDGNDYLLWQGRRLRVDQQHSALQALGYPTATPFPVTAAMLGTLPAGPDLTSPDIPGRGSPGPTLSGRPTKVGQLFTDPTGGHYVLTSAGLVPLTVLQYDLLLGDPRTEKDAYGGTASAPALIGSADLAAHTAGGAGLPGGLPAEPPALVDPGQNQAICSDLHPSTDGNPVTSVAVLDAGTLGGQAPDSEPGVAPGCAAADKVAVRPGAGALVRALSGSGAGTSAYLVADNGVKYPLPSAAAVKQLGYSGAPTQAVPQALLALLPSGPSLDPAALSGGGVVVPPDAKGACGS
- a CDS encoding WXG100 family type VII secretion target, whose product is MADISMSLQQLVSDSEDLQTAANGMDSALDDLNQQVTAFLQTYHGQAAAAFLEFSNVLHSSSAAMSADMKQASRILAEMIETMEQSDNKAAGGFQQ